The DNA window TGGATCGGGAAGGCAATTCGAGAGAATCGAAAAAAGGCAAAAATTACCGTAGAGGCCTTATCCGAAGCGACAAATTTATCGAAATCATCTATCGTACAAATCGAAAGAGGGGATCAGTCTACTCCCATTCATAATATTTACAGAATTGCCGAGGTACTAAGTATTGATATCTTGGAGATTTTGCCAACAATGCAAGATTACCGAAAACTTAAATCTGCACCGGTAGATAATCTTTCGCTAGACCGAGTCAGTTCAGAAGAATTATCAAACGTGATGCATTTCTTATCTACTTACAAAAAGGACCCTAAAAGTGCGCGGAAGAAAAAATCCTGAAGCTATTGCAGAAAACCTGCTAAGAGAATTTCCTTCACTCCAAAAACTGCCGATTGCAGTAGAGAAGATCATAGAAAAGAAGGGAATTGATCTGCACATAACTGAATTGCCCAGTGATATTTCTGGTATTCTAAATGTGGAGAATAAACAATATTCCATTTTTGTACAAGAGTCTCACCATGAACATCGACAACGCTTTACGATGGCACATGAATTGGGACATTTTTTAATCCACCATCCCGAAACCACTCATATCGATAGAAAGTCTTACTTTAGGAGTCCACTTTCCTCTACAGCTTTAGATCGTGAAGAAATTGAAGCAAATCGTTTTGCAGCCGCGATCCTTATGCCCAAAGAAATGGTTGAGCAAGAAGTCAAAAAATTTATCGAAACTTATGGGGATGATATCATTGATACAGAAGAAGATAACAATCCTTTGATCACATCCCTTGCGACAAAGTTCAAAGTAAGTCCTGCCGCAATGATGTTACGATTACAGAATTTAGAGATTTTGGATGGGTTTTAAATTTTACTCGGACAATTCCCTCCAAAATCTCTCCCCCCTTCTCCTCCGCCTTCTCCAGTCCCTTTTCCAACTCATCGCATAACGCCAAAAGCTGGTCCACTTTTTCCACAATCCGTTTTTGTTCCGCCAAGGGGGGAAGGGAAATAGGAAATTTAGAAAGCTTCGCCATACTTAATCCTTCACGCGAAACTCCAACCTGTTCTTTAAAAACTAAATTTTGGAAGAAGTCTGATATGATTAATTTATGTAAATATACGACTATGCTAGGAGTAAATGTTCTTAATATAGCTACGTGCTGTGAAACATTTGCCTCCTCGAAATTCAAAGGAAAAATTGTCGAACGCCCAATTGATGCACCCGTAATATTTAGAAGAATATCATTTCCTATTACTTTTGTTCCTTTCATTTTTTCATGGATTACTTTTGCTATCCGAGCTACGTCATCCAAATATAAACCATCATTCCAAACATTTTGAGATCTTAAAAACATGATTCCATCAGAGGTGTACACAGATTTTCCACCTAAAGGAGTACTTCCAGCCCCGTATTTCTGAAGCACCTCCCCCAATCTCACCCACTCCCATCCCTTCGGAATGGCGAAAGGCTTCTCCTCTTCCTTCACCGGAGGCAGTGCCTCACTCTTTTTAATCTTCCCTTCCGCCACCAAACGCGCCTGC is part of the Leptospira andrefontaineae genome and encodes:
- a CDS encoding helix-turn-helix domain-containing protein; translated protein: MEKSWGDKLDQWIGKAIRENRKKAKITVEALSEATNLSKSSIVQIERGDQSTPIHNIYRIAEVLSIDILEILPTMQDYRKLKSAPVDNLSLDRVSSEELSNVMHFLSTYKKDPKSARKKKS
- a CDS encoding ImmA/IrrE family metallo-endopeptidase, with amino-acid sequence MRGRKNPEAIAENLLREFPSLQKLPIAVEKIIEKKGIDLHITELPSDISGILNVENKQYSIFVQESHHEHRQRFTMAHELGHFLIHHPETTHIDRKSYFRSPLSSTALDREEIEANRFAAAILMPKEMVEQEVKKFIETYGDDIIDTEEDNNPLITSLATKFKVSPAAMMLRLQNLEILDGF